In one window of Falco cherrug isolate bFalChe1 chromosome 12, bFalChe1.pri, whole genome shotgun sequence DNA:
- the LOC106631262 gene encoding LOW QUALITY PROTEIN: E3 ubiquitin-protein ligase RNF170-like (The sequence of the model RefSeq protein was modified relative to this genomic sequence to represent the inferred CDS: inserted 1 base in 1 codon; deleted 1 base in 1 codon; substituted 1 base at 1 genomic stop codon) encodes MFFLCRFNLSHLFSLYSVYRQLLFILGLCYISQGAAKAHCLLGNMEQRGRMQPVGQGLHQPGPHPTTEYVNQNTNLLKTLYYYSSRSLQIWQHSNHSDLSCPICLQTATLPVETNCGHLFCGSCLITYWKHSPWLAAITCPLCRQKVVLLDNISCXKQQDKPSKQIVHDIRDYNKCFSGQPRPFAGYLYDIQLLLTLTLXGIFIWGGLIWIFFLRVAICSFGTIICLSSPFDMKPGPLCRTLRTADDMVVVSFLLISLINICQQIAPNGVNTARPAAQSMLPRA; translated from the exons ATGTTCTTTCTCTGCAGATTCAACCTCTcacacttgttttctttatacAGTGTCTACAGGCAACTCCTTTTTATCCTGGGTTTATGCTACATAAGCCAGGGAGCAGCAAAAGCCCACTGCCTTCTAGGGAATATGGAGCAAAGAGGGAGAATGCAGCCAGTGGGGCAGGGGCTTCACCAGCCAGGGCCTCATCCCACA aCTGAATATGTCAATCAAAATACTAATTTACTGAAGACTCTGTACTACTACTCTTCCAGGTCACTCCAAATTTGGCAACATAGTAATCACAGTGACTTGAGCTGCCCCATCTGCCTCCAGACAGCTACTCTCCCAGTAGAAACCAACTGTGGACATCTATTCTGTG gcTCCTGTCTGATCACATACTGGAAACACAGTCCCTGGTTAGCAGCAATAACCTGCCCTCTCTGCAGACAAAAG GTGGTTCTTCTGGATAACATCTCTT GAAAGCAACAAGATAAGCCAAGCAAACAAATTGTACATGACATTAGAGATTACAACAAGTGTTTCTCAGGGCAGCCTCGACCC TTCGCAGGTTACCTTTATGACATACAGTTACTCCTGACTCTTACCTTGTGAGGAATCTTCATTTGGGGTGGTCtcatatggatt tttttcctaagagtTGCCATTTGCTCCTTTGGAACTATCATATGCTTGTCTTCTCCGTTTGACATGAAGCCTGGGCCTCTCTGTAGGACACTTAGAACAGCTGATGACATGGTggttgtttcctttcttttaattagCCTGATAAACATTTGTCAGCAAATTGCACCTAATGGGGTAAATACGGCAAGGCCTGCAGCTCAGAGCATGCTGCCAAGGGCCTGA